CAGGCTCTGCCGCGTCCACTGCGCGAGCCCTTCGCCATGCTGTCCCTGGTCGTTTCCGCTTCGGAAGAGGATGGACAGCGTTTCGCGCGCCTGGGGATCGCGGCGGATCGGATCGTGACCAGCGGCAACCTCAAGTTGGATATTGCCCCGGACCCGATCTTGGATTCCGCCGAATTGGAACGGTTGCGCGCGGACTTGGGCCTGGGGACCGTGGGAAATCGTGCGGACCGCGAAGACGCATCGCGCCCCCTGGTATTAGCTGGAGCCTCCACCTGGCCGGGAGAGGAGCGGATGCTGCTGCGGGTGGCCCGCAAGCTCGCGAATCATGGGCTGCCGTGTAAGCTGCTGTTGATCCCCCGTCACGCTGAGCGCCGGGGCGAGCTGCGGGACTTGCTGATCAAGAAGGTCATCGCCGCGCACTTCCGGTCCACTGGCTCCGCCGAGGGACCGGTGGACGTGGCCGTGGCCGACACCACCGGGGAGATGGTTCGCTTACTTCAGGCCGCGGATGTGGTCTTCGTGGGCAAAAGCATGGCTCCGCACAAGGGCGGCCAGAATCCCATCGAGGCCGCGGCCCTGGGCAGGCCCGTGCTGTTCGGGCCGAACATGCAGAATTTTCAGGCCGTGGTCGATTCCCTGCTTGCGGCAAAGGCTGGCAAGGTCGTTCGGGATGAAGCGGAATTGGTCGACGCTACGACGGCGCTGTTGCGCGATCAGGCCGAGCGAAGGGCCATGGGCCAGGCGGCCCGGAGTTGGCACCAAGCCGGAAAAGGAGCTACGAGACGGACCGTGGACGCCATCAGCCGCTTTCTGGGGCCACGTCGCTGAGCTGTACCCGAACGGCCTCCAATACCACCTCGGGCTGGAGCAGACGCATGTCGCCGCCGGGGGCGCACAGGACGTGATTGCGTCGGTCGTCTCCGGGATATGGCCGGTATTTGGCCGAATCCGTAGGGCCAAACAGGGCCAGGGTGGGCACGCCTATGGCAGCGGCTAGATGCAGCGGCCCGCTGTCGTTGCCGACCACCAGACGGGCCTGGGCGATGAGGGTGGGCAACTCGGCAAGGGCGGTTTGTCCGGTCATGTTCAAAAAGCGCGGAGTGTTCGACTCCGAAAGACCCGCGAAGCAGGGTGGACTTGGCATGGCATGGGCTCCGGCCCAGGACGCGGAAGCGTCGGGCAGGGCGTCGAGCAGCAGCTTGGTCAGTGCCGCGTAGCCCGGCCAATTCTTTTCAGGCCGGCTGCTTTCGGGAAACAGCAGGATCGGCTTGGGCTTCGCGATTGCCGGGATGGGCTCCAGCCGGTCAGGGCGGTCTGATTGGTGATTGTCTTGACGTGGGTAGGTTTTGATTTCCGGCGGACGCTCAGGCGGTCGGAAAGGCAGTCGGGCGACGATGGTCCTGGGCAAGCCCAAAAGAGGCAGAAATTCGGCCAGGATGTCCACGGCGTGGGCGTCGCGGCCGGCGGTTGGCAAGGGCGTAGACTGGTGGTATGCGATTCCCGCTCCTTCCCGTGCGTCGCTTCGACCGACGACCACGTCGGCCCGGGCCGCCAAGGCGATCAGTCCGCTACGGGCCAAGCCTTGCATGTCCAGGACATGGGAATAGCGCCGCTTGCGCACGACGCGGATCAAGCGCAGAAACCCGGTTGGTCCTCCGTGGCGCTGGAAAAGCAGGACGTCGTCCACCACCGGGCAAGCCGCCACCAACGGCGCGAAAACGTCCCGGCAGACCCAGTCGATCCGGACCCCCGGAAATCCGGCCTTGATCATTTGGGCGACGAGCAGCCCGTGTACGATGTCCCCGAGGGATGAAGGCTTGATGATCAGAACCGTGGGAGAATGCATGACGATGATGTATCAGTCCGTTGAAAAACCTACAATTGCTGCGTCGCCGCAAAAAGTTCAAACGCTCACGTATGAATAAATACGCTTTGATCGTGACCTTTTTTTGTTCCTTGCACTTGGGGTTTTTGAACGGACTGTTCGGATAAGGATTTTTCAACACTCAATGATGCCAATGGGTGTTTACGGGGAGCGACGCGTCACGATGCGAGTAAAGCAAAGCGAAGGATTGTTCAAACGTTTTTTGCCCTATTTCGCCCTGCTGGGCGCGGTACGGCTGCAGTTCGCGGCGGCCATTTTTTTCGGGGTGATTTTCGGCGTGGCCAGCGGCTTCGGCCTGCCCTTCATGGCCGACCGGGTTTTTCCGGTTATTTTCGGTCCCGAACCGCCTCCTACGGCCATTCTGCTGACGGTGACCGCGCTCATTCCCGTCGTCTTCCTGATCCGCGCCGCCAGCGGGTTCCTGAACGTCTACCTGATCCACTACTGCGGCGGGAAGGTGCTGGAAGCGCTGCGGGTGCGAGTCTTCAGCAAGCTGCAGGAATTGCCGCTGGCCTTTTATCAAAAAAACAAAAGCGGCGACCTGCTGGCCCGGGTGGTCAACGACACCGGGCAGCTCCAGGGGGTAGTGACCAACGTGGCCAACGACCTGATCAAGCAGCCGTTGACCTTTATCGGAGCCCTGGGCGCGGTGGTCTACCTGTCCATGAAGCAGCAGGACCTGCTCTTCGTGCTGCTGGCCTTGCTGCTGGTTCCGGTCTGTATCCTGCCCATCCGGATCATCGGCAAGAAACTGCTTCACCGGGCTCACCGGTTCCTGGCCCAGACCGCGGACCTGACCACCATCCTGAACGAAAATCTCACGGCGACCAAGGAAGTCCGGGCCTTCGGCCTGGAAAAACGGGAAATCCGCAAGTTCG
This genomic window from Desulfonatronum sp. SC1 contains:
- a CDS encoding 3-deoxy-D-manno-octulosonic acid transferase, which encodes MLLLYRLLFPVALLAALPFYLPRMLRRGGYARHFGQRLGRVPNIPAPPAEASRIWIHAVSVGELQALGPLLELLLQEHPTTQIVMTTTTSTGYTLAERKYGQRLAYLGYFPVDFWPVSRRVWNRLQPDLCILMEGEIWPEHLHQARLRGVPTVLINARLSERSFRRWQALPRPLREPFAMLSLVVSASEEDGQRFARLGIAADRIVTSGNLKLDIAPDPILDSAELERLRADLGLGTVGNRADREDASRPLVLAGASTWPGEERMLLRVARKLANHGLPCKLLLIPRHAERRGELRDLLIKKVIAAHFRSTGSAEGPVDVAVADTTGEMVRLLQAADVVFVGKSMAPHKGGQNPIEAAALGRPVLFGPNMQNFQAVVDSLLAAKAGKVVRDEAELVDATTALLRDQAERRAMGQAARSWHQAGKGATRRTVDAISRFLGPRR
- a CDS encoding glycosyltransferase family 9 protein; the protein is MHSPTVLIIKPSSLGDIVHGLLVAQMIKAGFPGVRIDWVCRDVFAPLVAACPVVDDVLLFQRHGGPTGFLRLIRVVRKRRYSHVLDMQGLARSGLIALAARADVVVGRSDAREGAGIAYHQSTPLPTAGRDAHAVDILAEFLPLLGLPRTIVARLPFRPPERPPEIKTYPRQDNHQSDRPDRLEPIPAIAKPKPILLFPESSRPEKNWPGYAALTKLLLDALPDASASWAGAHAMPSPPCFAGLSESNTPRFLNMTGQTALAELPTLIAQARLVVGNDSGPLHLAAAIGVPTLALFGPTDSAKYRPYPGDDRRNHVLCAPGGDMRLLQPEVVLEAVRVQLSDVAPESG